The genomic DNA TAGACCCTCTTGAAAACAGAGAAATTACATGGCTCTTTCCATCAAGCAAGGAACCCAAGTCTTTCTCCATTCTTTTTCGCTAGTCGAATCAGTCCTTGTCTCTGTTTTGCATCTGCTCCTATTGATTTGCAGAATTCAGTAATAACCTGTAAACACACAACAAACAAACCATACTATGATTGAAATGATTTGAGcatataaaagaagaaattgatagaagtggaagaaaatttgaaggaagCCTGAAACTGTACCTGAGAGTGCAGAGCGATGGCTTTGCCTCGGAACTGATTGAACCGCTTCTTGCCGATGATATTACGCGTCAGAACGACGACTGGGGCGAAGAGACCCTTCCCTTCATTGACATTCTTCATCACCGGCATCGACCTTACCGGCTTCCCAACTCGAACGCGCGCCGGGACTGACTTGGTCAGCATGGAGTACTCTCCGCCGGAGATCGATGATCCCCAGCTCCCATGGAAGGATGACGAACACAACCCTTCTCTGAACCCAGTCGCAGAAATGGAAGTGGCCATTGGAGAAGAGCACAAAGAGCTAGCTAGTTGCACAAGCGCCCTCCACCTGCTCGATAAAGTGCCCGTAAGCTCTTTCCCCTCCTCTTTCTGTTCTTGCTCAAAACTTCCCGTGACAGGTGTTTGGTGCCTGGCTCTCCATGCGTTGTTGTGGGTGCAATCTTGAGGGCCATGGCTTTTTATTTGGTTGAAAtggtgagagagaaaaagaactAAGTGGTGAACTGAGAGCCACACATGCCGATTGCTTGGATTTTTGTTCTGATTTTTCTAGCTTCGTCTTCCTTATGGTCTACATTTTCATCCGGTTGCTGGGCTCCACCGCAACTACCTGCGATCATGGCCGTCCAGTTTGAATACCTCCTCGGCAAGTCTGCATCAATGGATGGTGTGAACAGTTTGCGTTGATTAGACTGTTCAAAGCCAAATGCATTCAAGAGGGGACCTCGGAGATGGATGGTGGACCGTGACCATCTAGGCGACGGCAGCGGTGAGATTTGAACCCCAAAATTTCAGTCATTTAGGTACGTGCCACGCGTCACATTTTGGGTTACAATTGTTAATGCGTCTTAAGTTATTATaaacttttaatattatttaacattaggctattttagttaattttggcatttcaatatttaaaattaaaatgattttattattttttaatttttttttggacttAATTcgattttattatatattaacaaattGGTTTATAATTGATTTGATGGTTGTTTCAAACTAAGGGTAGATACAGGGCCTGTCGGGCTAGGCTGGCTTGGCCCAAGTTGGGGCCAATTGTGACCTTTTCAAGTCCGGCCATTAGGAGGTGGAAATGGCcgacaaaaacacaaaaacttATTTAAGAAAACATATTTCTAATATTCTAATAACTATTTGTAGtagttataataattttttaaggagaaataatatttaatatattataggTAGCTAgataatcttaattaaaataaataaaatgacactTGATGAGATG from Diospyros lotus cultivar Yz01 chromosome 4, ASM1463336v1, whole genome shotgun sequence includes the following:
- the LOC127800381 gene encoding protein PROTON GRADIENT REGULATION 5, chloroplastic; amino-acid sequence: MATSISATGFREGLCSSSFHGSWGSSISGGEYSMLTKSVPARVRVGKPVRSMPVMKNVNEGKGLFAPVVVLTRNIIGKKRFNQFRGKAIALHSQVITEFCKSIGADAKQRQGLIRLAKKNGERLGFLA